Below is a window of Syntrophomonas wolfei subsp. wolfei str. Goettingen G311 DNA.
GCAAATATCCTCCCTATTTAACATATTTGTTAATTTTTATACAACACCATGCATCTCCTTCTAAAGAGATATCCACTGCATCGAGCTTCACTAAAATACGGGCTTTCCTGACTTTCGCCAAAAGGTGCACACCCCACTTTAGGTACTGCCCCCAAAAAAACGCACAAAAAAACGCCGCTAAACAGCGACGTCAAATCACCCCAGAAACACCAAAAAGCCCAGCAATACTGGACTTTTCATTGTATCAAAGATTAAGTTCTTTAATGTCTAAGCACTCAATCTTTGATACAATTTAGCGCATTCCGGTTAACGCTAAAAAGTATCCACTTCCTTAAGTATATCAGGAAACTGTAAACCTGCGGATTATTTACTGTAACAATTGCATGGTATACTTTAACACCTGATTCTTTCAATATTCCATAAAATCTTCATCGGTTATTAAAGATAATATCTCACGGTTCGGTTCATCAATATCCACTACTCTTTTTGCATGGTTCATAACAATATCATCATATATATTTCTAACCAGACGTCCATTAGCAAAATGGTCATCTTTCGCGGCTACATGATTGTTTAAAGCTTGTTTGATTCTGCTTCTCGCTTCTTCACTTAAAATATAATCATTATTTTTACACATCATGGTTAAAATTTCTTCCAGCTCGTCACTCGTATAGTCGTCGAACTCGATAAATGTGTTAAAACGGGATTTAAGCCCCGGATTCGATTCAAAGAATTTATTCATCGGCTCTGTGTAGCCAGCCACGATTACAACCAAATCGTCTCGATAATCCTCCAATGCTTTTGTCAATTCTGTCAAGCATTCCCGCCCATAAGAATCGCTATGGTCATTCTCAGTTATGCTATAGGCTTCATCAATGAACAATACACCACCTTTTGCTTTTTCAATAACTTTTCTTACTTTCAATGCCGTTTGCCCTTGATAACCCGCTATCAAATCGGTTCTAGAAACTTCAATAAAATGCCCTTTTGTAAGTAATCCTATTTGTTTATAAACCCGCCCAACAATCCTTGCCACCGTTGTTTTTCCTGTTCCTGGCTTTCCTGTAAAAGCAAGATGAAGGGTGTTATTTGCAGTGGTTAATCCTTGGTTCTTACGCAATTTCTGCACTTTTTGAAAGGCTATTAGGTTATTAACCTTTGCTTTTACGCTGTTCAGTCCAATCAATTCATTTAATTCTGCCAATAATTCAGGTAATGTTCGCGTCTCATCGTCCGCTTGATTCTGATTACAAATATCCAGTACTCTCATGTATCCATAATATTTAATCAAACTATCCTTTAATACATTTGATATTTGTTTAACTTCCATTGGGTATTTACCCGAATCAACTACTATGGAAATTTTTTGTAGCAACCTTATTGTCGCTGCTTCATCCTGATTTTCTACAATAGCTGTCGCATATTCGGTAATTTTACCATATCCCTCTACCAGCGCATCTAATTTCGAAGCATAGTTTAAAAGATCGTTTTCATATTTATTTTCCATTAAGCGACTCCCAGTATATGTAAAATAATATCAATCAATATAAAACATACGGAACTCCCTGCTACTATATAGGCAATTTTCAATTTCTTGTATAATATCTTGTTTTGAGCCTCATAATTCCGTTTATCTTCATCCAGCAAATTTCTTATATCATTCATTTGTTCTTTTGTTTTCCTGTCAATTTCCTCTTCATGATTTTCCATTCTGATATTAATTGATTTAATGTCTTTCTTTAATGTTTGGCAGTCACTCCATATTTCATCGATATTTTTAAGTTGCTCGTATTTATCAATTTGTTCTTTAAATTGTTTCAAAACATTTATCGTCTGTGTTTGCACTTTTATTGTTTTATCAATATCGAGGCTATTTTTTTCGGCTTCAAAAGCGCTCTTTTTCGCTTGATTGCTCGCTGTTTCAGCTGCCTTGATTGATAGAATTATAGCTTGGATATAGTCTTTGTCCAAAGCTTCAAGCGCTTTATAAACCTGGCCGAATTCTTTTATAGACTCATTATGCAGATTGTGGATGGAGATTAAGTGCTTTTGAATTTGAGCTGTTAAAATATTAAATTCGGCGCCTGTTACATTATGGTCAAATAAATCGAACAATCCTCCGTTTGTGGCAACCGTTTGTAAATCTACACTCGATGGTATTTTTTCGGAAAATTCTTTAAGTTGATTTTTTGCGGTATTGAAGTCATGAGTCTGAATTATAAGCTCGTCCATTTTATACCCCTATTTTGATAATTTGTTTAGATTACCAAGCATATTGTCAAATTCAACTTCATTTCCACTAACAACAACTTCATTTTTCATATCTTCACAGAAAATATGATTCAAAGCCTCTTTTGTAATTTTTACGGCCGTTTCATGCCTCTCCATTATTGAACCGGCAACAGCTATTTTAGTGTGTTCCAGCTTTTTTTCATTCAGAGCGATAACTGCATTTTGTGTATTCAATACTTCATTGCCTTTTTCTATTTCCTTTTTTACGGCTTCAGCCATTTGTTGCTTGGCGACAGCTTTGTCAATCAAGCTCATTGCAATTGCGCCTACAATTCCTGCAACCAAACCACCCATGAACAGGCCTATTAAGCTGGCCAAACTTCCAATAATCGGAATTTCAAGTGCAAATACTGGTATCGACATCAAGCCTTTTTCGATAACTTCTCCTAATACAATAGCTCCAGCCGCGCCTACCCCCGCAATTACAATTTTTCCCACTTCAAGAGCCAAAATGCCAAATGGTTTATTCTTGTTGCTTGGGTCTTTAATATAGGCAATTGCCTCCTTGAGCGACGCCCATCCCTGTTTAAGCATAATCCATACTTTCTTAATGGTTCTCACAATGGGTCCCAATATGGCTGTAGCAATAGTAGTGATAAGGGCGCTTCCGGCGTTTATTAAATGCGTTTTCAACTTGCTTATAAATGAATTTATCGCCGACTTAATATAATTAAGCAGGGATTCCAGATTTTTTTGGGTGGACTTAAACCATAGAATCAATTTGCTGATTACTTCTTTTATTAATTCCGCAAGAAGCTGCATTACTGCAGCTCTAAGCGCTTTCCCCCCTATTCTGAACGCTTCTTCTTTTTGGGATTGCTTTCCGGCTGCAATGGATCTATCTTCTCCTTCTTTTTTCAGTTTTTCGTATTCCTCACGGGCAATCCTGTCCCTTTCTCTTAATTCTTCTTCGTTAATGTTAAACCTGTCCGCGGGTTTTTCCCCGTTCCGCTCGCTATCCAGCCACTCAGCCATATTTCTGTCGCTTTTTGATGAGTTAGCCGAGGCATCCAAATCCTTAAGGTTTTCTTTGCCGTTTGCAAAATCGATTTGCTCTTGTTTTTCAAGATGAGCGTTTGCTGCAGGATCCCGGACAATTTCTGCTACTGGCACAGTATGGTCTTTAGGGACAGCGGCAGAACCTTTATCCCTTTTTTCGTCAAACGGTTTACGAGCTTCCCTTTTTAAAACTTCTTGGCAGTTGCCAGTTTTATATTTATCTTCTAATTTAATGTTGCCATTATCGTCTCTTTGGAAATTATCTTGCCACCCATTGTACCTTTCTTGATAATCTATTTGATTGTTATGCTCTGCTATTTCACCGTTTGCAAAATTCTCCGTTGCCTGAATATGTGCTTCATCCCTCAAATCCAACGTAAGTCCGCGGTTTTCTTTAATAAATTCTTCTCCTGCAGTAGTTGCCAACTGATTAAGAAATTGTTCCCAAACTACATCCATTACAATCTTTCCCAAACTTTCGGGATTGCCTATTTTTTCTCGATCTTCTTTTAAAAATTCCAGCTCCGATATTTGTGAATCCAAGTCGTTCTGCAATTTAGTTTCCAGCTCATTAAAATCAAACGAATCAAACGAATCTGCATTAACGATTTCCGTAATCTCAAATACCGCATTCTCGTTTGCCATCTTTAACCTCCTGCGTCAGCCCGCCGGTATAAGTTTATATTTTCTCACGTCTATATTATATGTTATATTTTTTGTCCTTTAAAATACTGGACGGCCTTGTAGAACCGGCAACAACTTCTCCAATCGCTTTTTACTGGGAATCAGTAAATAAAAGAATCCTTTGTTCCCGCTTATTCTATAGCCGTTGAATGACAGGTTACTGTCATCAACACAATATATTTTTGCTCACATAGAACACTACTAAAACAATATACAGATCAGCAGAACACCACACGACATTTGTTATTTCCTATATTTTAATGCATTGTCATTTATATTCAATATTCCATTACTATTAAATAAACCAAACGCCAGCTTGATTCCAAGCATTATTATAGAAACGCCCCTGAATCAATGCTTCTGAGTCTTTTCAAAAAATCAAGCTGCTGACTTCCTTTGCGGATAATTCTTCTGTTTCTAGCTGACTCCAGGGCAGATATAGTAATTTTGGTCAGGTCGGTATCAGCGAGAACTTCATCGCTCATCAGCATCAGATAGGAAATTGCTTTGAGGATCTGCTGACGGAATAAATTGACCTTCTGCCCGTTTTCACATAATGTAACAATGGCTTTACAGGTAACTTCAATCTGAGAACGCGGGTCTCCCTGGTCTCTGCCGAAGGACCCATCTGCATTCTGCTCAGCCGCCAGCTTATTCAGTTTATTTTCCTGGTCCTCTGAATCGGATTTTTGTGACATTCTATAACTTTTAAGTTCGCTGTCAACTTTCGAGTGATTGTACAATATATCCTTATTCATATTGATAATATCTTTCTTAGTAAATAAAGCTGACTCCAATTGATTATTTGAAATAGCCGCTCCACCAATGAAACCAAAGCCACCCGCTGAAAAGTAAGAAACATGATCTTCAAACATTCCCCAGGCATGCGGCGCATCTACAGGTATTATTATGGTTTCTGGTATTCCCGACAGCTTATCCTTACGTTCAAACTCGGCGATAAATGACGTCAAGGTGGAAAGAATATGATATCTCTCCGACAAAGATACGATTTCCTCCTTTGTTCCGCTGGCTCGTCGAGGGTTTCCGGTCTGCAGATAAGTCTCTAACTGAGTGATTTTTCGTTTGGCCCAGAGTTTTTCCAATATCTCGGCATTTTCGATCTTAATTATTTGATCAACTTTTAAAACCATTTTCTGACCACAGCAATCGCCTGTTATAAGCAACTCCTCCTGCGGTGGTGCTGCTAGGCGAATCAGGTGTGTATACGGCTCCATATCATACAGCCTACTTGGTGGGGTTTCAGCCCAGTCATACGCAGAGATGTTAGGTAGTGAAAACGTAACGTTGTCCATGCTGGTAGCATTGATTCTGGCGAAGTGTCGTAGCATCTTTTCTTCCAGGCTCTCGCCGGGATATGAGAATTCGGCACACCCGTTTCCTGCTTCCGCGATCTGATTTATGAAATACGAGTTTACCGCCGTATCAATTCCAAGACTGAACAGGCAGAGATTTTGGTTGCGTTTTCTTACGTAATTTATAATTTCATTCTCATTGCCGACCTGTCCATCAGTGGCCAGTATCACTACCTTCTGCTGATCTCCCGCTTCCTTCAGAGCTAATTGTACAGCAGGGAGAATATTAGTTCCGCCCATGGCATGCAAATTTTTCACCCACGCACTTGCTTTATCCAGATTCTCCTGATTATATGGCAGGCTTTTCGGAGCAAATGCATGATTTTCGCTTTCAAAAGCTAATAGATTGAAACTATCCCCTTCATCGAGATTGCGGAGACATATCTGGATGGCATCAGCAGCGTGTTCTATTTTTTTACCTTCCATAGACCTAGAAATATCGATAAGAAAAATGTATTCTTTAGGTTGTCGTTGTTCGATTATAGGAAGTTCAGGTGTATAGGTGATACAAGCGAAATACTCGTCTTTGGGGTTTTTCCAGTAAATAATTCGCGGGACTGTTTCGCCATCAAGCTTTAGATTTAAAACAAAATCCCGATTCATGCGTGTATTATTTTCTTGAAGAGTGATTGTTGCCGAATATTCATCCATGCGATCAATTCTAATCTTATGGGAAGGCGATTTAATTGATGATATAGGGGTGTTGTTATGGACATGCAGGCTAAGAGTAGCCCTGTATCCTGTTTCTCCGATGGGTGGGCTAATAAAATCGGCATCAGGAACGCGATCAGTCGGCTCTGCCCTCCCCGGCCCTATCTTTTTACCCAAAGGTTTACCCGGAATGAAACGAGGTGCCAACAGCATAGGAATGGAAATCCTCATTTCCGTATCTATATTTTTGATTTCCTGAAAGTAGCTTATCGCAATCTCAACTTCTTCATCGGCATCGATTTGTCCCAGCGAAACCTGGAATACGTTGGGACGAACACTTTCCAACAGAATAGAACTGTCACCACTTCGTATTGCTTGATCATACTCCTTGAATGCCTGGTCCCGTTCCATGATCCTGCCTGATACATGGGTTTCTCCGATCCTGGCAGCAAAATCATGGACCGCCGCATTTTCAGGCAGGGGAAATGTATAGATCAGTTCGGCATTTTTCCCACTATCATTCAGGTACTTCTGGGTACTCGTTATCTGCAGCGCGTCAGCTGCCAGTGTGCCAGTAACGTCCACCGCTTTCAAAGCTACACTCTTGCCGCTGCTTTTTTCCGTCAACCCGTATTCCACGTAATTCCCTCCCATCTATTTTTCCGAAGTCAACTTGCGGATATATTTTTCGATGTTGTCAATCAATGCCGGGTTATCCCTGGCTAATTCTACAGGCACATGCAGTTCAATTCCTAATCCGATATTGCAACGTATATAACTGCTGCGTATATCGGTCAGTGCGGATAATGTGTGACTGTCTATTAAACTGTCAGCTATCACAATTGATTGTGTAGTTGCCTGCAAAATAGTCATTTCGGAATCGCTGTGATCTGTGTTCTGATCCAAAAAGTTGGAAGGTTGAGGAAGCATTGCCGGTTCTGCAAGGTGCTGTTTTGCCTCTTCTAAGGTCATATTCGTAATCACATTCCTGATCCGATCAAGCGGAAGATAGCGTTCCTGAAGCTGCTTTATCAGCATTAGCTTTACAAGATGCTCTTCGTTGTATGTCGTTCCGACCCCAGCACCCTCCGGTGGCGGCAAAAGTCCACGACCCACATAATAGTGGATCGTACGTTTCGTAACCTCTGCCTTTTCGGCCAATTCACTAATACGGTAGGTATCTTTCATTGGTATCAAATCCTCAGAATAACATTATTGTTTTTATCATAGTATCGTTACGTTATGGTGTCAAGTTTAATGCTATAAAATTAAATAGCCCCACAGATCAAGCATTATGCTATCCCTGCGGGGTTATTTCTCTTCACTTATTTCATGCGCCATAACAGATCGGTTCAATCCTCAAACTGAATGGTCGCCATTATTTTGGAAAGTAATACATACCGCAGCATGTTCAGAACCTTCAAATAGAATATTCTTTCCCTGTTGGCTTACATTCTATTTAATCATGTATTTGCACATCGACGGCATTATCCTCGCTTCTAACCTCATACTGTTTTTCTGGCTTTCCGTATACATTCACTAACTGATGGCTTGTCGAAAATGAGTTGTCCTCAAGGTAGCTTTTACTTCCGAAAATCATCTCTTCAATATCCGGAGACTGCTGTTCGCTCCAAGAAGATTGACTTTTGCAAAGGCGTTCAACCTTTTTGATAAGGGTTAGATTACCTACATTTTCAGTGTCGTCGTCTGGCATGAGAATAAATAAGTAGTCTCTTGCACGGCTTATAGAAACATTCGCGATGTTTAGTCTGTTCAGAAACATATCCTTATGAGTCGTGATTGAAGGTGGCGGGTTGAAAAGAGCAATGATTATGTCGCACTCGTCACCTTGGAAACCATGGATAGTACCAACCTGAACGTCAATATTCTTTGGCAGGAGGATCGAACTCATCAATTTATCTATCAAGTCCGATTGTGCCCGGTATGGCGCTATCACCCCAATGCTAAACTGCTCGTTCCCTTCCAGCCCTATAAGAGAAGACAAGCATTTCACAAACTCAAAGGCGAATAGAGCCGAATATACTTGATACGGGGTTTTACTCTGAAGTCGCTTAGGGCGGTAAATACTTTCATACTTACTCACCGGAAACTTGATGATGTTCAAGGGCTTTACGTCAATAAGGTTTCCAATGGCGGCTTAAACCCCCAGTTATGGAGAATATCCTTGTGAATGATCGGACTACATAGATTCTCTACTGATTACGACAGTCCCCAATATTTAGGTGGGCATTCCGTGGCTATATTGAGCCATTTGTCCGGGAAATTGGAGCCACCTGTAAATTTAAGACCAGTAAGCTATTAAGGACTATGCTTTAAAGGTTCCGCATTTATTCCACGGTCCGCTTGACATGGGGCCACTATACCCTCTGGACTCCCTTTTATAGGCGGAAATAACCCTAATTGATAGCGGTGGCGGTTATTCCCGCCTGGCCGGATTGTACCAGAGGGTATTTCCCCATATCAAGCGGCTTTCGCGGCATAAACGCTAACATCTTCTGATGGAAACCCTGCCTATTATGCCACTAAGATAATATATCGCAGGTTACTTTTCGTTCTTTTTTATGCTACCAAGGGCTTCCCTCTAGCATTCTGATGTTTTTGGTAATAAACAGCCGGTGACTGGTAGCCAATACTGCCATGACGTCTACGGTTGTTATAATAATCCAGGTATTTATTTACCTCTTCATAAGCTTCCTGGAAGGTTTCAAACTCATGTCTACTATAGCATTCATCTTCTAAAATACTATGGAAAGATTCTATATAGGCATTTAGGTTAGGTGAATTCACTGGAATACGTTCATGTGTAATTTTCAATTTGAGTAATGCTTAAGTAAACGCTTTTGCTCTAAATTGTGGTCCATTATCGCTACGGATAACTAACTGATCCGGTTTTATCCCTCTTTTTTTAGCAGCAATCTGAACGATTCGGGCAGCATCCTTTGCTTTGGCACTAAGGCCGATATGGTTTTCTACAATAGTCCGGTCAAAGATATCTATTATAGATATCTGGTAAAAAAACTGACTAATGCCCTTTATATAACCATATTTTAAGTCTATTTCCCAGTGTTCGTTAGGACCTATTGCTTTTCTTTTGTGGCCTATTTGCCCGGGACGGTAGGGCTTCAAAACCCTTTGGGGTCTCAGAATTCCTATTTCCTTGCACAATCGATATACCTTTTTATGGTTAATAATCAGGTTCTTTTCCTGTAGTTCAACAGTTAATTTTCGATAGCCATAAGGATACCCGTCTCCTTCAATCAACTCAAGTAGCATGTTTTTTATGG
It encodes the following:
- a CDS encoding AAA family ATPase, with translation MENKYENDLLNYASKLDALVEGYGKITEYATAIVENQDEAATIRLLQKISIVVDSGKYPMEVKQISNVLKDSLIKYYGYMRVLDICNQNQADDETRTLPELLAELNELIGLNSVKAKVNNLIAFQKVQKLRKNQGLTTANNTLHLAFTGKPGTGKTTVARIVGRVYKQIGLLTKGHFIEVSRTDLIAGYQGQTALKVRKVIEKAKGGVLFIDEAYSITENDHSDSYGRECLTELTKALEDYRDDLVVIVAGYTEPMNKFFESNPGLKSRFNTFIEFDDYTSDELEEILTMMCKNNDYILSEEARSRIKQALNNHVAAKDDHFANGRLVRNIYDDIVMNHAKRVVDIDEPNREILSLITDEDFMEY
- a CDS encoding VIT and vWA domain-containing protein, which gives rise to MEYGLTEKSSGKSVALKAVDVTGTLAADALQITSTQKYLNDSGKNAELIYTFPLPENAAVHDFAARIGETHVSGRIMERDQAFKEYDQAIRSGDSSILLESVRPNVFQVSLGQIDADEEVEIAISYFQEIKNIDTEMRISIPMLLAPRFIPGKPLGKKIGPGRAEPTDRVPDADFISPPIGETGYRATLSLHVHNNTPISSIKSPSHKIRIDRMDEYSATITLQENNTRMNRDFVLNLKLDGETVPRIIYWKNPKDEYFACITYTPELPIIEQRQPKEYIFLIDISRSMEGKKIEHAADAIQICLRNLDEGDSFNLLAFESENHAFAPKSLPYNQENLDKASAWVKNLHAMGGTNILPAVQLALKEAGDQQKVVILATDGQVGNENEIINYVRKRNQNLCLFSLGIDTAVNSYFINQIAEAGNGCAEFSYPGESLEEKMLRHFARINATSMDNVTFSLPNISAYDWAETPPSRLYDMEPYTHLIRLAAPPQEELLITGDCCGQKMVLKVDQIIKIENAEILEKLWAKRKITQLETYLQTGNPRRASGTKEEIVSLSERYHILSTLTSFIAEFERKDKLSGIPETIIIPVDAPHAWGMFEDHVSYFSAGGFGFIGGAAISNNQLESALFTKKDIINMNKDILYNHSKVDSELKSYRMSQKSDSEDQENKLNKLAAEQNADGSFGRDQGDPRSQIEVTCKAIVTLCENGQKVNLFRQQILKAISYLMLMSDEVLADTDLTKITISALESARNRRIIRKGSQQLDFLKRLRSIDSGAFL
- a CDS encoding MerR family transcriptional regulator; the protein is MKDTYRISELAEKAEVTKRTIHYYVGRGLLPPPEGAGVGTTYNEEHLVKLMLIKQLQERYLPLDRIRNVITNMTLEEAKQHLAEPAMLPQPSNFLDQNTDHSDSEMTILQATTQSIVIADSLIDSHTLSALTDIRSSYIRCNIGLGIELHVPVELARDNPALIDNIEKYIRKLTSEK
- a CDS encoding AAA domain-containing protein — encoded protein: MSKYESIYRPKRLQSKTPYQVYSALFAFEFVKCLSSLIGLEGNEQFSIGVIAPYRAQSDLIDKLMSSILLPKNIDVQVGTIHGFQGDECDIIIALFNPPPSITTHKDMFLNRLNIANVSISRARDYLFILMPDDDTENVGNLTLIKKVERLCKSQSSWSEQQSPDIEEMIFGSKSYLEDNSFSTSHQLVNVYGKPEKQYEVRSEDNAVDVQIHD